The genomic stretch CGTGGGCTCGTAGGTGTGTGGACTCGCCCCGGGCGGCACGAGCACCAGCACCGACACCCGCTCCCCGCCGACCCGCTCCACAAACTCGGCCTGCGGCGGGATGGTCACCGCCACCAGCATCCGCCCCTCCTCCCCCTGCCCGCCGGGGGAGGCGTCGCCGAGGCACCCGCTCCCCAGGGCGGCGGCCACCAGGCAGAAGACCATCACCACACCCCCATATGATCTCATCATGCACCCCCGGAGATTTTTGGTACGAATCAAATTTTTATCTGACGTGGTTCATCGCCTCGATTCAGGACCGCAGCGGACAGCATAAACAGTCGTGCTCTATCGGGCCGCATACGCTCTGCATCGGGTGCCCGAGCGATGCGCAGATGCGGTCGACGAGTTCCCGGGAGACGTGGGACTCCAGGTTTTTCGCCTCCCGGCACGCCTCCTCGGGAGAGAGACCGAAGCGGGAGAGGGCGAGCGAGAGCACCCGGTGACGCCGCACGAGAAAACGCGCGTAGCGCTCCCCCATCGGGGTGAGGCGGACGCCGCGGTAGGGGATCTGCTCGATATATCCTCCATCGGCCAGCACCGAGAGGGTCTTTGTGGCTGTCGAGGGCGTCACCCCCGCCTCCCGGGCGATGGCGCCCGTCGTCCCCTCTCCGCCCATGCCGGCGATGATGCCGAGAAATTCGGCCCGTCTCGCCGGCAGTTCGCTGCCGTCGAACTCCTCCATACGGGGATGTGTGGCGAGCGGACCGGAAAAAAGTTTTCACCCCGTCCAAAATCCGTCGGCCGACATCACAACACCCATGAGGACAGAGCGCCAACCCCTGATCCATGCTCTGCGAGGAGGAGATCGTCTCACGCTTTCTGGCCACCCGGCTCAACGTATCGCCCGAGGTGGTGGCCTATATCAGGGAGCAGGACGACCCCTCGCTGATCGATCGGATCATCGCCGCCGCTCCCGAAGGAACGGTCGTGGTCTCCGCAGACGCCATCCCGGCCGTCAAAAAGGTCAGGGACGGCACACGCTTTCTGCCCGACCCCGCCTACGAGGTGCTGAAGGGCAAGGAAAACTCGGCAGAGAGCATCCGGGACTTCGAGGAGTATGTCTCCTACTTCCGCCACCGCTACACAAAACTCTCCTCCTTCATGCGCGGGCGGGTGCAGCCGGTGCCGATCGAGGCGCTGGCGCGCACCGGGCGCTACCGGGAGGAGGAGGCGTCGTTCGTTGGCATGATCTCCGAGGTGCGCTCCACGGCCAAAGGGAACAAGATTGTGATGATGGAGGACACCACCGGCACCATCCGGGTGCTCTTCAACAAGTCCAGGGACGGCTTTGCTGAGGCCGAGAAGATCCTCCCGGACGAGGTGATCGGGGTGAAGGGCAAACTCTCCTCGGACGGCAACATCTTCTTTGCCGACACCCTGATCCGCCCGGACATCCCGCTCACGAACGCCCCCTTCATGTCGGAGAGCCCAGGCAAGGCGGTGCTGATCTCCGATGTGCACGTGGGCTCCGACACCTTCCTGGAGGAGGAATGGCATCGTTTCGCCGACTGGATCGCCGGCCGGGAGGACGTCTCCTACCTGCTCGTCGCCGGGGATCTCGTGGACGGCATCGGCATCTATCCGGGGCAGGACAAGGAACTGGTGATCAAGAACATCTACGGGCAGTACGCCCGTCTCGGCGAGATGCTCTCCGCCATTCCCTCCAGGATCCGGATCATCCTGGCGCCGGGCAACCACGACGTGGTGCGGGGCGCCGAACCGCAGCCCGCCATCCCCCCAAAGTTCAGGGAGGACTACCCGGAGAACTGCGAGTTCGTGGAGAACCCGGCCCTGGTCTCCCTGCAGGGCGTGCGCATCCTGATGTACCACGGGCGCTCCTTCGACGACATGATCGGGATGATCCCGGGCGCCTCCTACCGCCACCCCGAGGAGATCATGGAGGAGATGCTGAAGCGCCGCCACCTCGCCCCGACCTACGGGATGCGCACACCCATCGCCCCGGCGAAGGAGGATGTGCTCATCATCGACCCGGTCCCGGAGGTGCTCTTCACCGGGCACGTGCATATCTGCGGGATCAAGCGCTACCGCGGGGTGCTGATGATCAATGCCGGCACCTGGCAGTCCCAGACCGCCTTCCAGAAACAGATGAACGTGGAGCCCACGCCTGCCCGCGCGGTCGTGCTGGATCTGGCGACTCTTGAATACGAGATGGTCGATTTCCTGAAAAACCAGGCATGAGGCGGGAGGGGTCCGGCCGCACGCCTGAAAATATATCGCTCTCTTTTTATGATTGGAACGGCACATAGATAGAAGATTAGACAACCGAGTCCTGACGTTGTCAATCGGTTCTCGGAGGAAAGAACAAACATGGATCCAATCGTCTATCTGGCACCTCTGTGTGCTCTTCTGGCGCTTCTTTTTGCCGGATACTCCTTTATCCGGGTCAGAAAGGAGGGAGAGGGCACCGAGGTGATGAAAAAGATCACCGCGGCGATCCACCACGGCGCCATGGTCTACCTGAACAGGCAGTACCGTGCGATCGCCGTCTTCGTCGTCGTGCTGGCTATCGTTATCGCTGCGCTGCTGCCGAACGGCACTCTCACGGCGGGCTGTTTCGTGCTCGGTGCCGTGCTTTCGGCCACCGCGGGCTACATCGGTATGTTCACCGCCACCACCGCAAACGGGCGGACCACGAACGCCGCACGCCGCGGGATCGCTGAGGCCTTCAGGGTCTCGTTCGCAAGCGGTTCAGTCATGGGCATGTCGGTCGTCGGTCTCGGCCTCTTCGGGCTCTCGATCGGGTTTATCGGCCTCTCGACCATTCTGCCGGGTATGCCCCAGGGTGAACTGGTGAACATCCTCGCCGGCTTCTCGCTCGGCGCATCCTCGATCGCCCTCTTCGCCCGTGTGGGCGGCGGCATCTTCACCAAGGCCGCAGACGTGGGCGCCGACCTGGTCGGCAAGGTCGAGGCCGGCATCCCGGAGGACGACCCCCGGAACCCTGCCGTGATTGCGGACAACGTCGGTGACAACGTCGGCGACATCGCCGGCATGGGCGCCGACCTCTATGAGTCCTATGTGGGCTCGATCATCGCCACCATGCTCCTCGGCGCATCCACGGCCGCCATTCTCTTTCCGAACGCACCGCTGATCAACGTCATCCTGCTCCCGGTGATCATCGCCGCCATCGGCATCGTCTGCTCCATCATCGGTTCGTTCGTCGTCAGGACGAACAAGACGGAGTCGAGCGCCATCCATATGGCCTTCAACAAGGGTCTGCTGCTGGCTCTCGCCCTCGTGGTCATCGCCACCTACTTCATCACCGACATGCTCCTCGGGGAGTACGGCTTCGGGGTCTTCGTGGCCACCGTCGGCGGTCTTGTCGCCGGTTTCCTGATCGGCCAGATCACCGAGTACTACACCTCGTTCGAGCGCAGCCCGACCCTGGAGATCGCCAAGTCCTGCCAGACCGGGTCGGCGACGAACATCATCACCGGGTTTGCGAAGGGGATGGAATCCACCGTCTTCCCGGTGATCATCATCGGCGTCGCCATCTGGCTCGCATACACCTTCTCCGGCCTCTACGGCATCGCCATTGCGGCCGTCGGCATGCTCGCCACCCTGGGCATCTCCCTTGCGGTCGACGCATACGGTCCGGTGGCAGACAATGCCGGCGGTATCGCCGAGATGTCCCACCAGGACCCCCATGTGCGTGAGATCACCGACACCCTGGACGCCGTCGGCAACACCACCGCCGCCATCGGTAAGGGCTTCGCCATCGGGTCGGCGGCACTCACCGCACTCGCACTCTTCTCCTCCTATGCCTTCGCGGTCAGCGAGGGGACCGAGACCATTACCATCAACATTCTGGACACCCCGGTCTTTATCGGCGTGCTGATCGGCGCCATGCTCCCCTTCCTCTTCTCGTCGATGACGATGATGGCGGTCGGGCGGGCGGCATACCAGATCGTCGTCGAGGTCCGCCGCCAGTTCAAGGAGATCAAGGGCCTGATGGAGGGCAAGGCGGACCCGGACTATGAGTCCTGCATCGCCATTTCAACCAACTCCGCTCTCAAGGAAATGATCGCACCCGGTCTGCTGGCCATCGCCGCTCCCCTCGTGGTCGGGCTCGTGCTCGGCAAGGGTGCGCTCGGCGGTCTGCTCGCCGGTTCCCTGGTCTCCGGTTTCATGCTCGCCATCACGATGGCGAACGCCGGCGGCGCCTGGGACAACGCCAAGAAATACATCGAACAGGGCCACTTCGGCGGCAAGGGTTCGGATGCCCACAAGGCAGGCGTCACCGGCGACACCGTCGGCGACCCCTTCAAGGACACCTCCGGCCCCGCGATCAACATCCTGCTGAAGCTGATGTCCATCGTGGCCGTCGTCTTCGCCCCCCTGTTCCTCTAATTTTTTCTTTTTTTCGCCGACTCCGCCCTGGTGCATGGGAGGGTTCGGTTTTTAGGGGGCTCCTGTTTGCTCATGCTCATGGCCGCATGGTAGCGGCGCGGTCCGCTCCCGACCGGGAGGGGAGGACCCCTCCCTGACCCTCCCCCGTCAATGAGATAGGGGCGGGATTGAGGGTCTCGGCAGAAGAAGGCTGGGGGTGTCTGTCAGGGGCGATCCTTCCCCTACGTTGTTCACCCTGCACCGCCCCGGTCCCTATCGTATTGACCGGGGGGGTATCGGGGGTGGAACCCCCCGTCACCGCTGATCGCGATTGTGGTACCTCCCGTCCCATGTTTATCGAGAAGAGGGGATCCGCTCCTGACCGGGAGGGGTGGTCCCCTCCCGGACCCTCCCCCTCAATGAGATAGAGGCGGGATCGGGGGAGTCGTGCAGAAAGAGTGTGGGGTGTCTGTCGGGGGCAGTCCTTCCCCTCAGAACGTCCTCAATCTCCGTCCCGACCCCTATCATATCGATCGGGGGAGCGGGAGGTGAAAACCCCCCGTCCCATGCTGTTCGAAAAAAGCGATTTTCCTCTGCCGGGAGGGGAGTGCCCCTCCCGGACCCACCCCCTCAATTAGATAGAGGCGGGATTGGAGGAATCGGTAGAAGGGGGGGTGAGGGTGTTTGTCCTGAATGGTTCATACACCCCGGCATCTGTCGGGGACTGATGTTTCCCTCCGACCTCCGTCCTGAATCGCCCCCGCCCCAATCATATCGACCGGGGTGCTGCCGTGCAGCCCTGCCGGACGTTCAGTCCTCCTTCATATGCACGTCCACCTGCGGGAAGGGGATCTGGATGCCCGCCTCGTTGAGCTCCTCGAAGAGCATCGTCATCAGTTCGGACTTGACCGGATAGTAGTCTTCGGTATCGGTCCAGCCCCGCAGCTGCAGGATAACAGCTGAATCAGCCATATCCTTGAAGCGGACGAGCGGCGCCGGGGAGGAGTGGATCTTCGGGTGCTTCCGCGCCGCCCTGAGCGCCACGTTCACCGCCTCGCTGATGACCGTATTGTAGGAGACCGAGTACTCGACCACGATCATGCGGGTGGGCATCCTGGAGACATTGACGATCGGGTTGTTCCAGACCTTGCCGTTCGGTATGATCACGCGGGTGTTGTCGATCAGCTTCACCTCGGTGGCCATGATGTTCATGTCCTTCACAAAGCCGCGGTGCCCGGCGATCGTCACCTCGTCCTCGATATCATATGCCCGCGAGGAGGCGATCCAGATGCCTGAGGCGAAATTGTTGATGGTGTCCTGCAGACCGAAGCCGAAGATGAACATCACCACCGCTGATACGCTGAGAATGATTGCATCGATGTCCTCGTCGAGGAAGGCGAGGGCGATGAGCACGACCACGAGATAGAGGAAGAGCTTGATGGCGGTGACGATATGGATCGCCATGATCTGCGGGATCTTCATGTTGTCCCGGGCATACCCCATGATCCGCTTGCTGAGCAGGTGTATGGCGACAAACCCGATGATCAGGCTGAGAAGGGCGAGAGCGATATCTTCGGGCGAGAGTTCCAGGTACCGCATGACGTTGATCGCTGGAAGGGGTATATCCGGGGCGGCCATGTGCAAATCCTCACTGAGTAATGGGTAGATCTTGAATCGAGATTATAAATCAGTTATTAATTGGCTTTTTGAGTAATGAGCTTGTTTTCAACCCCCGTTCGGCCGTTATCCGATATTGTGGGGGGCGATGCAGACCCTCCAGTCACCGCTGGGTTTATATCCCACCCCCCGCAGGGATGGGCATGCTGCAGGCACTGCTGACCGATATCCCGGACGGGCGACGGATGACCGAAGACGAGGCGGCACGTCTCCTCTCCGTGCGGGGGCGGGATGTGTGGGCGATCGCCGCCGCCGCCGATAGGGTGAGGGCGGAGGGCGTGGGCGAGGCGGTCACCTGGGTGTGCAACCAGAACCTGAACGTCACGAACATCTGTGTCAACGCCTGTGAATTTTGCGGATTTTCAAGAAAAAACGGTGATCCGGAAGCATATTTCCATTCCGTGGACGAGGTCGTCTCCCGACTGCGGGCCGCCCGAGGCCGGGGAGTCACCGAGATCTGCACGGTGAGCGGTCTGCACCCCGGTTTCACCGCCGACGACTACATCGATCTCATCCGCCTGATCCGGCAGGAGGCACCCGACGTGCATGTCCATGCCTCCAACCCGCAGGAGGTCGCCTATGCTGCCGCCAGAAGCGGCATGACGACGGCGGAGGTGCTCTCCGCCCTGAAGCAGGCGGGCCTCGGGTCCCTCTGCGGCACCGCCGCCGAGGTGCTGGTGGACCGTGTGCGGGAGGAGATCTGTCCGGGCAAGATCGATACGGCCGAATGGGTGCGGATCATCACCGAGGCCCACCGCATGGGCATCCCCTCCACGGCCACGCTTCTCTACGGGCATATCGAGACGGCGGCCGATATCGCCCGCCACCTCTCGATCATCCGGGAGATCCAGGACGACACCGGGGGCTTCACCGAGTTCGTCCCCCTCTCCTTCATCCCCTGGACGACACCGCTCTACCTCTCCGGGCGCGCCCCGGCAGGCGCCACCGGTCGCCTGGACGTACTCGTGTATGCGGTCGCCCGCCTCTTCCTGGACACCGTACCGCACCTCCAGGCCTCCTGGGTGAAGCTCGGGACGAAGATGGCGCAGGTCGCCCTCATGAGCGGGGCGGACGACCTGGGGGGGACGATGTATGAGGAGTCCATCTCAAAGGGCGCCGGGGCTGCCGGCACCGATTACCTCGACCCGACCGAGATGCGACGGATCGCAGAGGACATCGGGCGCCCGCTCCTCCAGCGGACGACCCTGTACGCTGTTCCGTGACGTTCCTCTACTCCAGCGGCCCTGCACCTTCCAGGCAGTGCCCGTAGACCTGCTCCCCCCACTGCCGGGCTGGCTCCCCCACCGAAAAAAGGCCCTGGAATGCGGTTGCGCCGTCGGTGAAGCCGAGATCGGCGCCTGGCGGCAGATCCGCCACATGCACGCTGAGGTTCCTCGGGAGACTGCCCTCGCTGGCGAGCACACCTGCCGCCTGCCGGGAGAGGATCATCCTCACGTCGGCGCCGCCCTCCTCCACCGTCTGCAGGATCCTGCCGACGGTGTTCCCGGGGATCGAATCGGTGATGTACCGGATGCACGAGGGGGAGGCGAGTGGGTGGTCGGCCTCCAGTTCCAGCCATGCCTGAAGCGCCGGGATGCCGGGACGATAGGCGCCGTCGGAAAAATGCCTGATGCCCAGGAGTGCCCCTTCAGGAAGACCGTCCAGCCGGTTCTCCCGAAAAAATGCCGGCCTGCGCACACAGAACTCCAGGGTGCCCGCCAGGTCGTTAGCGGCGGCGAGGGCCTCCATCCCCTTCCCGGTTATCCTGAGGGTCCTGTTCTGGTGTTCCAGCAGTCCCATCGCTGAGAGCGCCCGGATACGGGGTCTGAGGGTGGAATGTGAGGTGCCGGTGAGGTGTGCAAGCCCGTCCGGTGTCTGATCGCCGCCGACCAGAAAATGGAGGATCTGGATCGGGATCCCCGAACGCCCGAGGCTGCGGATCGTGTTCCATGCCTCGATCATCTCATCGGTCACCCCTTCAACCCCTGCGAAATCTGCCATCCTCCTTACAATGGCCGACCCGATCGGCCTGAGGGCGTAGACATCCCGGTCCTTCGCAGCAATCCCGGTGAGGCAGAGGTGTTTCAGGTCGGGGAGCACCGCATGGGGTCTTGTCCGCAGGGCCCTGCACAGGTCGCCCATGCTCATCTTACCGTCATGCAGGTGAAAAAGAACGCCTGACAATGTCCTGGATGTGAAGAGGGTGGGAAATGAGAGGGCTGATGG from Methanofollis fontis encodes the following:
- a CDS encoding metal-dependent transcriptional regulator — protein: MEEFDGSELPARRAEFLGIIAGMGGEGTTGAIAREAGVTPSTATKTLSVLADGGYIEQIPYRGVRLTPMGERYARFLVRRHRVLSLALSRFGLSPEEACREAKNLESHVSRELVDRICASLGHPMQSVCGPIEHDCLCCPLRS
- a CDS encoding DNA-directed DNA polymerase II small subunit, which codes for MLCEEEIVSRFLATRLNVSPEVVAYIREQDDPSLIDRIIAAAPEGTVVVSADAIPAVKKVRDGTRFLPDPAYEVLKGKENSAESIRDFEEYVSYFRHRYTKLSSFMRGRVQPVPIEALARTGRYREEEASFVGMISEVRSTAKGNKIVMMEDTTGTIRVLFNKSRDGFAEAEKILPDEVIGVKGKLSSDGNIFFADTLIRPDIPLTNAPFMSESPGKAVLISDVHVGSDTFLEEEWHRFADWIAGREDVSYLLVAGDLVDGIGIYPGQDKELVIKNIYGQYARLGEMLSAIPSRIRIILAPGNHDVVRGAEPQPAIPPKFREDYPENCEFVENPALVSLQGVRILMYHGRSFDDMIGMIPGASYRHPEEIMEEMLKRRHLAPTYGMRTPIAPAKEDVLIIDPVPEVLFTGHVHICGIKRYRGVLMINAGTWQSQTAFQKQMNVEPTPARAVVLDLATLEYEMVDFLKNQA
- a CDS encoding sodium-translocating pyrophosphatase, whose product is MDPIVYLAPLCALLALLFAGYSFIRVRKEGEGTEVMKKITAAIHHGAMVYLNRQYRAIAVFVVVLAIVIAALLPNGTLTAGCFVLGAVLSATAGYIGMFTATTANGRTTNAARRGIAEAFRVSFASGSVMGMSVVGLGLFGLSIGFIGLSTILPGMPQGELVNILAGFSLGASSIALFARVGGGIFTKAADVGADLVGKVEAGIPEDDPRNPAVIADNVGDNVGDIAGMGADLYESYVGSIIATMLLGASTAAILFPNAPLINVILLPVIIAAIGIVCSIIGSFVVRTNKTESSAIHMAFNKGLLLALALVVIATYFITDMLLGEYGFGVFVATVGGLVAGFLIGQITEYYTSFERSPTLEIAKSCQTGSATNIITGFAKGMESTVFPVIIIGVAIWLAYTFSGLYGIAIAAVGMLATLGISLAVDAYGPVADNAGGIAEMSHQDPHVREITDTLDAVGNTTAAIGKGFAIGSAALTALALFSSYAFAVSEGTETITINILDTPVFIGVLIGAMLPFLFSSMTMMAVGRAAYQIVVEVRRQFKEIKGLMEGKADPDYESCIAISTNSALKEMIAPGLLAIAAPLVVGLVLGKGALGGLLAGSLVSGFMLAITMANAGGAWDNAKKYIEQGHFGGKGSDAHKAGVTGDTVGDPFKDTSGPAINILLKLMSIVAVVFAPLFL
- a CDS encoding mechanosensitive ion channel family protein, with the protein product MAAPDIPLPAINVMRYLELSPEDIALALLSLIIGFVAIHLLSKRIMGYARDNMKIPQIMAIHIVTAIKLFLYLVVVLIALAFLDEDIDAIILSVSAVVMFIFGFGLQDTINNFASGIWIASSRAYDIEDEVTIAGHRGFVKDMNIMATEVKLIDNTRVIIPNGKVWNNPIVNVSRMPTRMIVVEYSVSYNTVISEAVNVALRAARKHPKIHSSPAPLVRFKDMADSAVILQLRGWTDTEDYYPVKSELMTMLFEELNEAGIQIPFPQVDVHMKED
- the cofH gene encoding 5-amino-6-(D-ribitylamino)uracil--L-tyrosine 4-hydroxyphenyl transferase CofH, which gives rise to MLQALLTDIPDGRRMTEDEAARLLSVRGRDVWAIAAAADRVRAEGVGEAVTWVCNQNLNVTNICVNACEFCGFSRKNGDPEAYFHSVDEVVSRLRAARGRGVTEICTVSGLHPGFTADDYIDLIRLIRQEAPDVHVHASNPQEVAYAAARSGMTTAEVLSALKQAGLGSLCGTAAEVLVDRVREEICPGKIDTAEWVRIITEAHRMGIPSTATLLYGHIETAADIARHLSIIREIQDDTGGFTEFVPLSFIPWTTPLYLSGRAPAGATGRLDVLVYAVARLFLDTVPHLQASWVKLGTKMAQVALMSGADDLGGTMYEESISKGAGAAGTDYLDPTEMRRIAEDIGRPLLQRTTLYAVP